The genomic window TAACTCCACCAATGAGAGCCTCAGCATGTACAAAAATAAGTTTCCACATGTCTGGTATCCACCAGATTAAAAGTATCTGTTTTGTGCCTGCTTTGGTCTTTGTCATAAAATCTTTGGAGACATAGTTTTTAGACAAATCATAAGTCGactgtaataaaaatataagaTTGGTTATGAAATGAAGTGATAGAGAAGATTCGTCTTTATtagtttcagattttttttcacttgattTGTGCAGACAGTTGGAACATAATGAAGCCCATTGTAACTTCTAAGCCTTCATGGGGATTATATCGGTGTAAGGAGCAGCTGAAGTCTCAGAAATCACTGAGAtccctgaaatgaaaaataagaggGTGAAATATCCATGGATATTTCCTCTGTTAGTCCACGGTGGTGTGGATGTTTTATGACCAACATGCTCTTATCTCTCCTCTCAGGGCCAAGCTGGCCTCTCTGTTCGGACTCGACCAGGAAGCCAGTCAGGGGAACGACTCCTTTCAGTACACGGCTCCCAAACAGCCCAGAAAGAGCTCCAACGCAGGTAaaccagcagcagaggagaagaaTCAGTCCCCTCGCATCGAGCTGTATGAACCCTGAGCTGAACTGAATCTGTCTTCTGTCTCCTTACAGCACCACCCGCCCAGAAACCAGCTCCACCACCCGGAGCTCCTGCAGTGCTGTTCGCCACAGCTGTCCAAGCCTTCAGATAGTGAGCACCCcaagatttaaaacattgaaTCACTCATACATGATCATACAAATCATCACTAAAAGtcaagctctctctctccctctctctctcctgtgcaGCATTAACGGACAGTATGTGAAGCAGGGGAAGCTGGGAGCAGCCGTGCTGGGCAGCCACACAACAAAGGAGGTCTGAACTTTTTATAAACTGGTCACTTGTTTCAGATTAATTGAATggcttttgatttttttttcctccttttttttttctgcagtacaAGCTTCTTCTGTACTTGAGCCAACAGAAGCAAGTGACCGCTGCCAAGATTCACGTGGGCTTTATTTTCACGGTGAGTAGAGATGTAACGAAGCGGGGGAATGCAGACTGACAAACAGACGATGGGACGCATCACACCTCACGCTGAGGAGACGTGATGGCATGGGTTATCAGGTCTGATGATGTGAACAGATCTAGATCAACTGATGTGTCACTTATAGCATCAAACACACTCTGTTTTTACGAATGAGTCCTAAAAGAAGCAGCAGGAGTttagtttttactttaaagctggggttggtagtctcggaaaactagcatgaatttgaatgtagcatttcctcaggactccgtctaacccctcccccccttcccctcggatctcctccaaaacgacccccccgctcacatgaacgagcgccgctgattcatgaccatatgatggtgactgattcaaaaccggtcctcaccaaaacattctcatagtgaaagttaaaaacacaaacaaacatggctgctgttagtactcacaactatcatgctagcattatccagttgtactggtgacatgatatcaggagaaaagttctaacatatatataatactgtaacagctctactgtttgttaaacctgttcagtgtagatgttcttaattcctacagtgttgacagtcagtgaaggcatcaggagaggtgtagagtgtgtgagcgggagagaggagaaacaagaggagaagttcttcattcattcaaacattgattgttgctttgttggttggcatgatcacggccgacagtgaccggttattaaagatcaacgtgttcaccaatcggctcgtcatccctgcaatacatctacatttatgtaggacttactgaatgtcattcattcttttgcttgtcagagtccccgtggtgagagctttttagactctgatccggactacagtcctgatcaaagcacctcatcgggtcagaggggacaggcccgaggtcgagcgagaggggcagtcagtagagtcaggggaagcagaggcaggggacggggactcggagtgaacgctggggaaatgtacgcataggaggcgggcagaacggcagcacgggatttgattggtttaaaattttgggacccaaaaaaggtgattggttggtgttttcccaggtttactccggctgtagatagcagcttttttcccctcttttttaagaacacattatgtattgattaccatcaggacataaagatcattttaaccagtataacaaaaagtggatctcaatctgactaccaaccccagctttaaagtgtgAAATATAGATCTCAGTTTGTGCCACAAGGAGGATTATTTCAGCGGCCCTTCCCCCTCCTCTTTATAGAGTCATCCTGCTCTTAAACTCAGCACACTCATTATGTTATAAAgacattacatattttatttatttatgtagcttATTTGAAAGAGACAAGGCAAATTAATTAGCACAACTTCTGCCTGTCACAAACAAGCTGTAGTAACTGATGTTATGCACATAGAGATTAGAGCTAAAGCTGGTTTCAAACCTGTTCTTAGTCcttatgctttttttttgtgatacTGAGGCTTTTAgtaggttaaaagaaaaaaagaaaaatcttctTTTCAAGTTAGAGTTAATCTTTTCTGTAAAGTTCTCTGAATTGTGAAATGTGCAGAATAAACAAAGCGGCCTTACCTAATCTTGTTTCAATGCACTTTTCAAGGAAGGACAAAGTGCTTTCCATAAACAGcacaaaagagacagagacacaaacagattaaagaacaaaagaaagtctACCTGCTGAAAAGGCATCATGGATGAATCAGAAATATGTCATGGCTGCTTCTCTGAACTACTGCTGCAGAGCTGTAAGCTTTGGTATCAGGAAATGATCGCGTAAGGATAATAAAGCTTCCCTTTGTGTGACAGCAGAGAAAGCAGCCTCAGTTAGTGCTTGTGAAATGTTACACACTAAGATTTGAGTAGTTTTACAGATACTCCAAACATACTTTTGTTAAAGAGatcattcacacacacctgaagtTATTACAATAACACCCTTTAATGAACCCTGTAGACCTTAAGTGTATTTGAAGATAAGAAATCTTGAACATAACACAAATAAAGGGACAATACATTTAAGCTAGAATCCTCAGGGGATAAAAGTGTGAGATTTTTGAGCACGCTGCTGCACAGATAAGCAGATTATTGATCATAAATGTTGCATTAATAGAGAAACAGTTCTTAATCCAGAGTCCTCAGAGCTCCTGACAGTTCgtgtctcctctcctgcaggtACAACCAAACAATTACTGCACTTTTTATGACGACCAGAGGCAGAACTGGTCGCTGATGTTTGAGTCGGACAAAACTTCATCAGATTTCTGCAAAGAGGtgagcagcacagagacaaaCCTTCCTCCCCGATCAGGAGGTGTGTGAGATCCTTCtgagacttcttcttctgctcttcaGGTTTGTTTGGCGAAAGCGAACAGCGTCGCCTCGTTAGACATCGTGGTGGTTCAGGATCTGAGTCTGGGGGAGGGCCAGGCGGTGGAGAACGGGGACTCTCTGGAGGTGGTGTACACAGGCTGGCTCCTGCAGAACCACAGCTTAGGACAGGTCAGGAACTCTTCCACTGTTATTCTAACACTTTTGTCCTTTTGtccttttgtctctttgtaCCTGACCTCACCTCCTCTTAATTATTCCAGATGTTTGACTCCAACCAGAACAAGGACAAGCTGCTACGACTGAAAGTAGGAGCTGGAAAAGTGATCAAAGTGAGTCAAGCAGCTTAAAACTCCACAGAAACATCTTTACTAATAAGAGTTAGAGTGTTTAACATGGACATTAAAGACAAACTGATGATGTAGATCTCTcatcctgtcctcctctctgtctcagggCTGGGAGGAAGGGATGCTGGGGATGAAGAAGGGAGGACGTCGCCTCATAATCATCCCACCCAACCTCGCATACGGATCCAAAGGAGTCCCAAACCGAGTCCCGGCTAACAGCACACTGATTTTTGAGGCAGAACCTCGGCGGGTAACTCACACACCCAGCTTTTCCTCACCTTCTCTTGTGTTTGCTTATTATTTCTATCACTTGTAAATGAGCTCCACCTCACCTCGGACGTAAACTGAAGATCTTTTGTGCTCTAGGTTAAGTTCGCCAGGGACAGCGGCTCTGACCGAGCCAGCACCTGCTCCAGAGACTCAGCTGCTCCTTCCCTTGCACCCTCCCTCGCTCCCTCCCCGGCCCCCAGTGTGGAGAATCTAGCCCCAGAGCCCCTGGCACAGACCCCAGTGTCAGGTCCAGGCAGACCAGGGTGAGATTTCAGTCTTTGGGAATGCCTGACCTActtatcttatctcttctgTCTCGCTAATTTACCttgatgtatttttgtttcagGGAGCAGCCGGTTCGTGTGAAGTCAAACTCTCTGAGTGAACAGCTGGCTGTAGGTTTTACATTCACCTTAAATGATGAACAGTTTCAGTGACAATAACTTACCTATCCTTATTGTGTCCAGTTATTTTGCAGCTGTATTGAATGTGACTTTCTTTCTCCAACCCTAGAATCCAGACGCCACAAAAGCTAAGCTGATCTCTCGCATGGCAAAGATGGGTCAGCCCATGCTGCCTTTTCTGACAGGAGCGGCCGGCCAGCCTGAATCCAGCGACTCTGAGCTTGAGGTGGGTCAAAGAATCTTATAAAGGATATTTATCTTACACATCAAAGGCCAAATCAAGAGAGAAATGATCAGATCAAGATGCTCTGCAGTCTGATCTGTCTTCTTTGAGTCATATATTCATTTCACCATCATCTTTAGATTTCATATTTACTGTTTCTACCTCTTGCTTCGTTCTGCAGGACACCAGTGGCAGCAGAGCGAAGGATCAGCCTGCGGCTCCTTCCCCGGTCCCCATCTCGactgctccagctccagctcctgtTTCAGCTCAAGCTCCAGCCTCTGCTCCAGCTCCGGCTCCAGCTCACGGTAACCCTCTTCTCCCCCCCCTGAGCATGCTCTAAAGTTTCTCAAGAAAGTCCTCTAAACCTGatctttgtttttcctgcagcacATCCTCACCCTCACACCGTTCAACCCTCTGCCTTACTCCCCATAATGAGCACCTCTGCCCCTCAGTCTGGGCTGCCAGGCAGCAGCCACGCCTTTCAGGTAACATCTCATCACATGTTGTACTATCTTATATAATGAGTAAGTGCATATCTGAAGTATCTGAATATCTGTTTTTGATGTGTTATGTTGTTTCGCAGCCGTACCTGTACACACAGACCGCTCCATCACAGCTGCAGCCTGTCAGCCAGGTGTATCCTGCACCAGCAGTCCCATACATGGGTAAGAGCATCAGTCCAAGCATGAGGAGTCTATTAGGTTTCAACTAAAATATGTCATGTTACTGCCAATGCTTTAATTCATGTCATCAGGATAGAAATTCATCAAAACACAAATCcgaactgttttcttttctttgattgTTGATCAGACTCCTTACGAGTTCTCCCTTTGCTCTTTAAAGTCAGGCCAACATTAGTGTTCAGTGAGTGTTATGTTACTTTCCTACTTCTCtgtgtgtcatttttaaaaagctggatTTCCACCAAGTAGTCCGGTTGAGTTCTGTTTGGCACACATACGCAATTATTTGTGTTTGAGTAGCAAGCGTACCTTTCGTACCTAAAGGGTGGagccagacacagagaggaggatcaGTGACATTATCTGCTGTAATGAATTATCAGGGGATGCTTTCAGGTGTTATACAGGTGTCGTTTTGGTCTTTTAAGGAAACATTCTGGTGCTTAACACAGACACCAGctgattatcaatcaatcaatcaatcaatctttatttgtatagcgccaaatcacaacaaacgttaactcaggacgcttttacaaacataggaggtctagaccactctatgttaaattatgaacagagacccagcttcaagacagggtaagactcagtctgaccccaccttaatccatcatgagcattgcacatcgcagtatttagctagttacagtggcgaggaaaaacgtccttctaacaggcagaaacctccagcagaaccagactcatgttagacagccatcatgcctcgaccgagttgggtctggaaagacagatagaggggagtaagagagagaggtgatagtgatgggacgagtagtagaagctgttgcagctgaagtccagtacgtctgtatcagctggagtccagaacgtctgcagcaggaggacgtctacggcagctcagaggaatctacgagacaagggagctcagggactccagaaaggtctatggttagtaactttaatgggacaggcagagttaaagtaagtgatgaaggggttggggggaagggggtgagctaggatcccagtgtgttagtgtgtcagttccccgagttgtctaggcctatagcagcataacaaaagctggtccaagcctgagccagctttaattataaactttatcaaaaagaaaagtttgaagcctactcttaaaagtggagagtgtgtctgcctcccggaccctgactggtagatgattccaaaggagaggggcctgataactgaaggttctacctctcatactacttttagggattttaggtacaactagcaagcctgcatgatgggagcgtagtgttctagaggggtaatagggcactatgagctctttaagatacaagggtgcctgatttttaagggctttgtaggttaaaagaaggattttaaattatattctatattttattgggagtcagtgtagagaagctaacactggagagatgtgctctctcttcctagttctagtcagtactcgagctgcagcgttttgaactagctgaagaatctttagagacttattggggcagcctgataagagggagttacagtaatctaacctggaggtaacaaatgcatggactagttctgagacaggaagtgtctaattttagaaatattgcgcaagtgaaaataggctgactttgagatttgctgaatttgagagttgaaggataaatcttgatcaaataggactcctagattcctagcagaggtgctggatgttAGACTAATGCTGTCTAAGGTACtcatattattagaaaaagtctatCTGAGGTTttttggggccaataacaatcacctcagttttttctttagagagagggacagagtgaTGGATGCAATTGGAGAGGGAGATCGCACAATAAGAAATATTCTCTGTAACCTGATGTTATTTaacaataaaaacctggttatttatttattttacctttattgtaccaggaatagtcccattgagatacaaagttccttttacaagggagtcctggccaagacagcagatataaaaaagtttcacattgagaacaagacaaaacacacagtAACAAGTAACAATTACATCAATAAATTAGTTAGCAGTGTTGACCTctaaaacatgcacacaagctgttcagatgatcctttatcctagttttaaaatcctccaatgaAATCTAATATTCCAGTTTtaggcgaccctgaagctcaaaccaagatgagggagcaaaaacatgaaaagtacttttaccaaagacagagcgagcccgaggaatgacaaaaataatttgccCATGGGACTGAAGattacagccactgacaactttaggagtcaataaagagcatgaataagacggcagctcctggagtacGGCCTTATAAAGACAgatataccaatgctccattcttccgTTGcgtaaggaagacaagcctaccttttcatacaagTTACAGTGATGTTAGCAGaatcctaaaccagaaacaaaccacaaTGAAGCATGGTACAccgagtccaacattttcagagggGCTGAGGAAGCAttcatataaagaacatcaccataGCCATAGTTATCTACAGCCAACATGATTAATgacttttaatgattttaaagcACAGTGCAAGTTCCTTTATTTACCAAGTAAGTGTCCTGGacacaacttcaaaataaaagcattgatgAAATAGATCAGGTTTGAAAGCAATCCTGAAGCATTCCAATACAGCCCTCAGCTTATGATTTTTCTCTCTATCTTGGCCGAGATCCATGCACGGCGCGCTGAAAATATTGGGTGAGATGCCCTGCTCACACTGCTCATGCTGCTCGCGAATCATCTAATCTGTTAACATGCGTGGCAAAAACGAAACTCAAGCTGTTCAGGAGCTGACGCGCTGCCAACCTTcttcctgtatgtgtgtttccagGCTCCAGTGAGGTGACTTCGTTCCTGATGACAGAGGCCCGACAGCACAACACAGAGATCCGGTTATCTGTTGGAAAAGTAGCAGATAAAGTGGATCAGCTGTCCTCAAAGGTAAACAAAAAACTCAGAGTAATTAAAGAGTTAACAGAAAGGAAATAGATTCATACCGTTGTCTTTTTGCTTTAACAGATAGATGACCTTCAGAAGCAGGGGAGTCTCTCCATGGGTGTGCCCAACATGTCGATGGAGACCTCCATGATCATGCACAACATCCAAAGAATAGTCCAGGTGAGCACACCTGAGCGTCTCTTTTACAGTTTAGAATGTCTTCTGACAAAGATAAGGACTGTCTCATTGTGAtggaattcatcaataaactggacactggacacagaagactgaggagactctgacggcttacgttgaaatagtttatgtagaacttggccaaggagaaataacataacattacACAGGCAggggagtgcagtgcaatgccaagtcagttctgtcagacaaatcctcaggcatGTACCTTTATTCCCCCCAAAGATGACACTACAGTTAGAtacccatatttggacaataggaaacaaaacaattgggaagaagagctgtgctctagtatggagacagtaagttggtcacaacacaaagatgaagacagaaacagagggagagaccttgattactacactgacCCTGTCTCATCCATCCCCCCCGTAGCCACAGCTGACATAAGAACAGTTACTCTgcccctgacacttagactggaagtatacaagagttaaacattcttacatacatatatataagactatgaaaattccacgacactcATTAcatccctctgtgtttttacaCGTGTGTATTTCTTTACAGGAAAACGAATGTTTAAAGAAGGAGGTGTTTGAGAAAAGCTCCCGTGTTGAGGAGCAGAACCGAAAGATCGGAGAGCTCATCAACGAGAACCAGAGGTCAGTCATGAAGGTTGAAAGGTCACAGTAACGGCTGTCaaagggtgcatctcaaagctctaaactgcagtctcctcgctcctcggccgaaccggaagtacttactgacgcgccattttaacttgcgtcccaaagctctaaacgctgctggaggagagaggagagaggagcgaggagactgatccgaggagggataatcggggaaacacgagagcagacattgaggaagtcttttctctgacagacacgcccccttatcgaatatcactcaccgattggacactgcagcggctcggacttaaccgaaacttaacatcagctgagtttaataacagagaaaagacagaccttaaaacagtcactaagggttccctgaaacagaccttaaaacagtcactaagtgtgtcctgaaacagaccataaaacagtcactaagggtgccctgaaacagaccttaaaacagtcactaagggttccctgaaacagaccttaaaacagtctctaagggtgccctgaaacagaccttaaaacagtctctaagggtgccctgaaacagaccttaaaacagtcactgagggtgccctgaaacagaccttaaaacagtcactaagggtgccctgaaacagaccttaaaacagtctctaagggtgccctgaaacagaccttaaaacagtctctaagggtgccctgaaacagaccttaaaacagtcactaagggtgccctgaaacagatcataaacatacgttggtttctaaacagtctgtctgtgatgagctgagattaaaaagtgtttgatgtgagttttaaacacaaaatactgaacgtaaaatcataaattcaacattacagaggatggatgttatatctgattgtttttgtcagattcactgactaatgaaatagattaatagagtctaatatcatagatagaatatatgatcagttattcctcctgttagtttccccgtttgttcttgttttcttcatgaagagaagtctgacagtaaagtttgtctgttggtaaaaacactttttcctgtcaggttaataacatttcatatgaggctgatcattaatgagcacagggtttgaaaagagttggtttctattttcccttaaagtaataaataatttaataatgaggcattttaccagtgaatcgatccgtgatgcttcaggacagaataaacagagagctgattctcttcatgtgcaggtgtgtgttaaacaggtaaacacagagacagagctctgttattgtttatatttatcagagttattacagtgaacatgtgtgcagacacaaacagctgttaaagccatCATCACAAActgacgtcgcttcacgtgacactccggaggagaggacgtctgatttctctaaatacaaatctcctctcccctctctcctctctcctctcgtttcatttcctcgcatctctggtgggcgggactaagatgCGAGGAAGAGATGCGAGGAAACGACGcaaggatggacgtttagagctttgagaagcacccaaaGACCGGATCATGATGTCTTCCTGCATGATGATGACATGCATTTTGAAAGCCAACATCTCCCCAGAGAATTAATGGTTTTATATCAGCATTTTCTAAAGTTCTCACAGTAGATGTGACACCAGACTCTTGGTCTGCAACGATTACAGAAAATCCTGCTGCAGGGACTGATAacgtttgttttagtttttagttgTAATTAAAGAGCCTCTGAGGATTCTGCAGAAGCTTCAAACCCTCAATTAGTAGAATGAGAAAGATACAAACAATGAacaagagatgagagacaaaaagaggatcTACTTCAGTTCTGTGAAACGTTTAGTTCTTGATGGACTAAAAGTCACAGCAGGCAAAATGTTTTCAGCTTTAAGAGAGCGTCTTTAAAGTTTTCAGTCATGATGTTGTAATGACGTGAAGGGAATGTAACGAGGTCTTGGTCTTGTTCTTGCTGTTGCATCAGGTGCATGGAGCAGAGTAACCTGCTGCTGGAACAGAGGCACGACACCCTGAAGTCATCCAGCGAACAGAGTCAGGCCAGACTCCTGCAGGCCGAGCAGGACAAGGTGAGGCTCCGTCTGTGGTGGTTGAATTGAAAAGTGACACATGTAGAGGTTTCAATCTTAAACTTAAAGTTTCAAAGAAACCCAAAGTACCTGTTGAGTTCATTAAGATGAGGTTAATCAAACACTGATGAGTTAATTCTTAAATTCTGACGAccgattaaaggtgacatatcaggcttttttcatcaatatatattggtctaagaggtccccaaaacatgtctttaaagtttatgctcaaaaaaacactttgaaatcagattttggcatgcctgaaaaaccctcttcttcagtcctcctcagaacactctgttttctctctgaccacgccccctcaggaagtgggtgtgccctcggctctccagcacgttgatctgatgtttacatgttagctgctcacagacccgcgttacttcaaccctctgaatctgatccagaatctgatcctgacggagaggcgcctgtagcaggacctttctgaaccattggtcacagatttagtgtttcttgttgttttatttatcagtatgtcaacgtgtgtcttggtacacagctaagaacatgtagctatgtggctatgctaactagcgcaagcacttatccatgataaataaaaatcatccactagagcttcaaatctgcaggcctggggagtaaaaccgacctctgccagaaaggcagcgggaccttttctgaaggattggtcacagatttagtgtttcttgttgttttatttgtcagtatgtagacgtgtgtcttggtacacagctacagctacgacatgtagctatgtagctatgctaactagcgctagcacttatccatggtaaataaaaatcatccactagatcttcaaatctgcagacgtggggagtaaaaccgacctttgagtttattacgacagcctacaactagcatgcctccctcctaagctccttgttagcacacacgtgtgcagggaatgaatgtattttatacagtctatgggctgaacaagctccgagccctgactccgtgacagaccggatattgttgttacgtaacaaaaacacggaagtctgaaacggctcgttttacacacatttacagaaaggtggagaaatcaaaacaggggcagaatggatttttttcattctcggggggtttgtagacatgccagggacacatatttcaggtagagaaccattaaaaagtccattttgcatgatatgtcacctttaaagtttcaGATCAGTTTTAGGACACGTGGTGTTC from Notolabrus celidotus isolate fNotCel1 chromosome 9, fNotCel1.pri, whole genome shotgun sequence includes these protein-coding regions:
- the fkbp15b gene encoding FK506-binding protein 15 codes for the protein MFAGDDEDGDFLFPAGGAKLASLFGLDQEASQGNDSFQYTAPKQPRKSSNAAPPAQKPAPPPGAPAVLFATAVQAFRYINGQYVKQGKLGAAVLGSHTTKEYKLLLYLSQQKQVTAAKIHVGFIFTVQPNNYCTFYDDQRQNWSLMFESDKTSSDFCKEVCLAKANSVASLDIVVVQDLSLGEGQAVENGDSLEVVYTGWLLQNHSLGQMFDSNQNKDKLLRLKVGAGKVIKGWEEGMLGMKKGGRRLIIIPPNLAYGSKGVPNRVPANSTLIFEAEPRRVKFARDSGSDRASTCSRDSAAPSLAPSLAPSPAPSVENLAPEPLAQTPVSGPGRPGEQPVRVKSNSLSEQLANPDATKAKLISRMAKMGQPMLPFLTGAAGQPESSDSELEDTSGSRAKDQPAAPSPVPISTAPAPAPVSAQAPASAPAPAPAHAHPHPHTVQPSALLPIMSTSAPQSGLPGSSHAFQPYLYTQTAPSQLQPVSQVYPAPAVPYMGSSEVTSFLMTEARQHNTEIRLSVGKVADKVDQLSSKIDDLQKQGSLSMGVPNMSMETSMIMHNIQRIVQENECLKKEVFEKSSRVEEQNRKIGELINENQRCMEQSNLLLEQRHDTLKSSSEQSQARLLQAEQDKVRLTEDLASSTARLSQLQLEASAHQQKVLELQGKLSTALQDAESQNQRSAVLEAQLEELKEAVERSQAQYRSEKQRRKEMELRISNLDEEIQDLKSDKESLERNLLERKKKWQDERQRRDEEVEELRRNSQQEVDHLRAQLRKARTNTDSAASEQLSQLQADLEDEWKKKCEQMLASAKEQHSRESVELTEQREALQDKLTQLQEKFTVLKQSRDSEGQSLTPQGEQTEELQALQDKCTALEQQGVTVREKLEKRVAELEKKLEEQEASVDTADTAAEVKRVMNGVFHSLRGEFDVSESYSGQAVLGVIITTIKNVTLQLLSRTDGPPQKPRKSEEEAEKEEESDDVKQREETSQQSVHVNGEREEKKEEVEQEADAHSISETEKDQKVETEKETETIDESKTQNQALEDTDPEPASTSEPKPPETPSEPEEQEKQAELSVPEENTDLNEEPDERPAPADIKETVSETTAAVSAEVVKECVEDGENEGEVNAASQKAFTPPVNPPPPPNAPQKKSSGDDTSLTGGMGEENGEEPFFQITAPAKPPAAPSEEEEEDELSLKGRPPPAPLFGDDEEDEEDLDWLN